From one Babesia bovis T2Bo chromosome 3, whole genome shotgun sequence genomic stretch:
- a CDS encoding Hsp70 family protein — protein sequence MPVLGIDIGDANATVATIAKGSIDVVLNEVSQRYTPVCASFTQKRRLFGDQATPQMISNYRNSCRSMMSLLGRTIGTNSELDIDELDDFFSTNGLSLCPNGFVGYNCAMSPEPYDVMKVLSGYLGFLNSMAEKYTKGLCKQVVISCPGWYTEMQKEAVKIAATAAGLTCLNVIDECTAMALDYGVYRVKQLSDDKPTTVALVMIGHSHASAAVCDFYQSRVEILSHVSRRDLGGRNLDRILMNHMAKSFEKYGCNPLESRKVRMKLEAVAVKTKRVLSANMETGYSAECLMEDNDLNGSITREEFESLCKEEFLPNLTEMLMDCVNLCGKTVEEISCVEIAGGVTRVPCVQQAISSVFGSQLSRTLNSDECIARGCVLDAAMRSISYRVRKYTVVERISRPLTLAYIPGGDISQLASAEIVEVLGSNSSKATPITAKLNVTVPAVVVASLGNPRDPQDPHFLEAIEIVKQSSPTEAEGVITISAAFDENGIFGFTGVEGHESRVLQKNSLFDVASYTQFESDAAAQDSIENERLHTLNDFETLIYQLKERIQGSHREFVSPDKVGALDQELNKWSDWFYDNYEASLDTLKESLSTVQSHWAPIERLYNVHRAKEEELESFFAGLRGKYELCCQDSPLWYGAAESERLEFANRILAFEKNVRQQVEDEKQISRYEEPLFTMPQLHSELRKIMSDIDEFCRRMRVQSERRKEEEQAAAAAAAKAAEPQAEDVEMEAPQPESASTEPPSEEPSAEAPQ from the coding sequence ATGCCGGTTTTGGGTATAGACATCGGAGACGCGAATGCTACTGTCGCTACCATAGCGAAGGGTAGCATTGACGTTGTCTTGAATGAGGTTTCTCAGCGTTACACTCCGGTTTGTGCCAGTTTTACACAGAAGCGTCGTCTTTTTGGTGATCAGGCTACTCCTCAGATGATTTCGAATTATCGTAATTCTTGTCGAAGCATGATGAGTTTACTTGGTCGTACAATTGGTACCAATTCCGAACTTGACATTGATGAGTTGGATGATTTCTTTAGTACCAATGGTTTATCACTGTGTCCTAATGGATTTGTTGGTTACAATTGTGCGATGTCACCTGAGCCTTATGATGTTATGAAGGTTCTTTCAGGTTACCTTGGTTTTTTGAATAGCATGGCTGAGAAGTACACCAAGGGTTTGTGTAAGCAGGTTGTGATATCGTGTCCTGGTTGGTACACAGAGATGCAGAAAGAGGCTGTTAAGATTGCTGCTACTGCAGCTGGTTTAACTTGTTTGAATGTGATTGACGAGTGCACTGCTATGGCTCTTGACTATGGTGTATACCGTGTTAAGCAGCTTTCGGATGACAAGCCTACTACTGTCGCTTTAGTTATGATTGGCCATTCTCATGCTTCTGCTGCTGTTTGTGATTTTTATCAGAGTCGTGTGGAGATTCTTTCTCATGTATCTCGTCGTGATTTGGGTGGTCGCAACTTGGACCGTATTCTGATGAACCACATGGCCAAGAGTTTTGAGAAGTACGGTTGCAACCCGTTGGAGAGTCGCAAGGTTCGTATGAAGCTGGAGGCTGTTGCGGTGAAGACAAAGCGCGTTTTATCTGCTAACATGGAGACTGGTTATTCTGCTGAATGTTTGATGGAGGACAATGACCTCAATGGTAGCATAACTCGTGAGGAGTTTGAATCTTTATGTAAGGAGGAGTTTTTACCAAATCTTACCGAAATGTTGATGGACTGCGTCAATCTTTGTGGCAAGACTGTTGAGGAGATTAGTTGCGTTGAGATTGCTGGTGGTGTAACTCGTGTACCTTGTGTTCAGCAGGCCATCAGTTCTGTCTTTGGTTCTCAGCTATCTCGTACATTGAATTCCGACGAGTGCATAGCTCGTGGTTGTGTTTTGGATGCTGCTATGCGTAGCATTAGTTACCGTGTTCGTAAGTACACTGTTGTTGAGCGTATATCTCGTCCTTTAACGTTGGCTTACATTCCTGGAGGTGATATATCCCAACTGGCTTCAGCCGAAATTGTTGAGGTATTGGGGTCTAACAGTTCCAAGGCCACTCCTATTACTGCCAAGTTGAACGTTACTGTTCCTGCAGTTGTTGTTGCATCTCTTGGCAACCCTCGCGATCCTCAGGATCCACATTTTCTTGAGGCAATTGAGATTGTTAAGCAGTCATCTCCCACTGAGGCTGAGGGTGTTATAACTATATCAGCTGCTTTCGATGAAAATGGCATTTTTGGATTTACTGGTGTGGAGGGTCATGAGTCCAGGGTGTTACAGAAGAACTCTTTATTCGATGTTGCTTCTTATACTCAATTTGAGTCTGACGCCGCTGCTCAAGACTCTATTGAGAACGAGCGGCTGCACACTTTGAATGACTTTGAGACATTGATATACCAGTTGAAGGAGCGGATTCAGGGTTCTCACCGTGAATTTGTATCACCAGACAAGGTTGGTGCATTAGACCAGGAGCTGAACAAGTGGAGTGATTGGTTCTATGACAACTATGAGGCTAGTTTGGATACTTTGAAGGAGTCCCTTAGCACTGTTCAATCTCACTGGGCGCCAATAGAGCGTCTTTATAATGTTCACCGTGCTAAGGAGGAAGAGCTTGAGTCATTTTTCGCTGGTCTGCGTGGTAAGTACGAGCTTTGTTGCCAGGACTCTCCATTATGGTACGGCGCTGCGGAAAGCGAGCGTCTTGAATTTGCCAACCGTATTCTTGCTTTTGAGAAGAATGTCCGTCAACAGGTAGAGGATGAAAAGCAGATTTCTCGTTACGAGGAGCCTCTATTCACGATGCCTCAGTTACATTCTGAGTTGCGCAAGATAATGTCTGACATTGACGAATTCTGTCGCCGTATGCGCGTTCAAAGTGAACGTCGTAAGGAAGAGGAGCAGGCAGCGGCAGCAGCAGCCGCTAAGGCTGCTGAGCCTCAAGCCGAAGATGTTGAGATGGAAGCTCCTCAACCTGAGTCTGCTTCCACTGAGCCCCCTTCTGAGGAGCCTTCTGCGGAGGCGCCTCAATAG
- a CDS encoding SCO1/SenC (synthesis of cytochrome oxidase) family protein produces the protein MFLLNTFRRIPGSFGLSHRCYFSSKSLPSVKGSILRNSVRSLLVCGGVAAGVYTFIESRRKQQRAFVDEERYGKPQLGGPFTLVDQHGKERSLSDFKGRLVLIYFGFANCPDVCPVEMDKQRAVIDILDKRFGPVLQPLFITVDPKRDTVSKLAVYAKAYHPRLVALTGTDDQIKDVSKKFRVYYNQGITATDQDYLIDHSIIHYLLDENGEFIEFYSKNVNAKEMADDIAKIVQKRDIKPLNTV, from the exons atgtttttattaaataCATTTCGTCGTATTCCCGGTAGTTTCGGGTTATCGCATCGTTGTTATTTTTCTTCTAAAAGCTTACCATCTGTGAAGGGG AGTATTTTGAGGAATAGCGTTCGTTCATTGCTTGTTTGCGGTGGTGTTGCTGCGGGTGTTTATACTTTCATTGAATCTCGTCGTAAGCAGCAACGTG CTTTCGTCGATGAAGAGCGTTATGGCAAGCCTCAATTAGGTGGTCCTTTTACTTTAGTTGATCAGCATGGGAAGGAACGATCGCTTTCTGACTTTAAGGGTCGTttggtattgatatattttg GTTTTGCGAATTGTCCGGACGTCTGTCCTGTTGAAATGGATAAACAGCGCGCAGTTATTGACATTTTGG aCAAGCGCTTCGGTCCGGTGTTACAGCCGCTTTTTATTACTG tCGATCCCAAACGTGACACTGTTTCTAAGTTGGCTGTGTATGCCAAGGCATACCATCCCCGCTTGGTTGCTCTTACTGGAACTGAT GATCAAATCAAGGACGTTTCTAAGAAGTTCCGTGTATATTACAACCAGGGTATAACTGCTACTGACCAGGATTATTTGATTGACCATTCTATAATTCACTATTTACTGGACGAGAACGGGGAGTTTATAGAATTTTACAGCAAGAATGTGAATGCTAAAGAAATGGCTGACGACATTGCGAAGATAGTGCAAAAGCGTGATATTAAGCCATTGAACACAGTTTAA
- a CDS encoding putative integral membrane protein, translating into MKNTVFVAAIAAQALMGVFSVAIKMIDVDISVEKGTNYMRRKDSDDSFTIVPTNDFCIGNVLNNGVLISDYPSNGITSRTVSVHRYKNTDPWTGTVKPFVDDTGCIEIIDIETRLHKLPIRQRFVMNETRNYETVTYTLFDMDICASDFDDFVKETPKLPGTSANAEIYHAPAFKRIGAIKCGDRVLLESDDYIFTRYAQRSNNTWEITTIPVVGRAFKNSFLPVAWDDCPYRIIDKGSAFLDLSSNYEQKYADIVVSCGENCVFFDGCSNPSNRIVDVVDNNGVIYMGVKSQCLDVKLRFLEKDRYLAIYSKRVDGNFETLIYRSEGGKPFLPYKPVGINIELTDERIDDMIRVVQDGDAKQYSVRAPHNLKYTIGAVSYKGNVLVGRAFLERPENVPYVVIERTVTFENGFTTIDTATDKNPSSQIVYVTNDEGVWTYTSKPVEVELSRLNTKDPNFKVTKSNEGEYHIETLDRYKKIGTVKYKDRVVHHAHQGVTKTELWYRNGEISVISHFNEDTVLHTRYRFIQGFIGNDHRMFVEQFKEPLTLQLDQLFVGHLPEYFCTESQGKFLKISVCQDVFGQVMGEVNFFDQTVVSTHRFYKYREVFVGSDFFLSTVLVKSVTEDGTTVVETFLTYPANGSIVFVRHNKKPIAIDISPTASVHTAISRTQDDHHLYYTIKPEYAIGYCIGDVLYRGHTVMRGKEMMSSRRVTVRIDYDESNTKKVFVHIADVDNFDHRSHSYSGDTELTTITKVPRKPVDVDISFRGVRSPQVAIGIASDTMSFYIPWCQSSEYTLANVYCTGSNGTVETIYKDLSIDEMPEVRVRGLNNGARAVVSITPKNSVWMHSDVRISNNGTLTVKETTNHKADGLFTSFYGEL; encoded by the coding sequence ATGAAGAACACTGTGTTCGTTGCGGCAATTGCCGCACAGGCCTTAATGGGCGTATTTTCTGTTGCTATCAAGATGATAGATGTTGATATATCGGTTGAGAAGGGTACTAACTACATGCGTCGCAAGGATTCTGATGACAGTTTCACCATTGTTCCAACTAACGACTTCTGTATTGGTAACGTTTTGAATAATGGCGTATTGATATCCGATTACCCTTCTAATGGTATTACATCTCGCACTGTGAGTGTCCATCGCTATAAGAACACTGACCCATGGACTGGCACTGTAAAACCTTTTGTTGACGATACTGGATGCATTGAGATCATTGACATAGAGACTCGTCTTCACAAGTTGCCCATTAGGCAACGTTTTGTGATGAACGAGACGCGTAATTACGAGACTGTGACGTACACATTGTTTGATATGGACATTTGCGCCAGCGACTTTGACGATTTTGTGAAGGAGACTCCTAAACTGCCCGGTACCTCTGCCAATGCTGAGATTTACCATGCTCCTGCATTTAAGCGCATTGGTGCCATAAAATGTGGTGACCGTGTGCTTCTTGAAAGTGATGATTATATTTTCACCAGGTACGCGCAGCGTAGCAACAATACATGGGAGATCACAACTATCCCTGTTGTTGGTCGTGCATTCAAGAATTCATTTTTACCTGTGGCCTGGGATGACTGTCCTTACAGGATCATTGACAAGGGATCTGCATTTTTGGACTTGAGTTCTAACTATGAACAGAAGTACGCTGACATAGTGGTATCATGTGGTGAGAATTGTGTATTCTTTGACGGTTGCAGCAACCCAAGTAACAGGATTGTTGACGTTGTTGACAACAATGGTGTGATTTATATGGGTGTTAAGTCTCAGTGTCTCGATGTTAAGTTGCGTTTTCTGGAAAAGGATCGTTACCTTGCTATCTACTCTAAGCGTGTTGATGGCAACTTTGAAACATTGATATACCGCTCCGAAGGTGGCAAGCCATTTTTACCATACAAGCCCGTTGGCATCAACATTGAGCTTACTGATGAGCGCATTGATGACATGATTCGTGTAGTTCAGGACGGTGATGCCAAGCAGTATTCAGTTCGTGCTCCACACAACCTTAAGTACACCATTGGTGCTGTCAGTTACAAAGGCAATGTTTTAGTTGGCAGGGCCTTTTTGGAACGCCCTGAGAACGTACCTTACGTGGTCATTGAGCGCACTGTAACATTTGAGAACGGTTTCACGACTATCGACACTGCGACTGACAAGAATCCATCAAGTCAGATCGTATATGTGACTAATGATGAGGGTGTTTGGACATACACTTCCAAGCCCGTGGAGGTTGAGCTTTCTCGTTTGAACACCAAGGACCCCAACTTTAAGGTGACCAAGTCGAATGAGGGTGAGTACCACATTGAGACCTTGGATCGTTACAAGAAGATCGGTACTGTGAAGTACAAGGACCGTGTTGTTCACCATGCTCACCAAGGTGTGACCAAGACTGAGTTGTGGTACCGCAACGGTGAGATTTCCGTTATATCTCATTTCAACGAGGACACTGTTTTGCACACTCGTTATAGATTTATCCAGGGCTTTATTGGCAATGACCACCGTATGTTTGTTGAGCAGTTCAAGGAGCCTTTGACCTTGCAATTGGACCAGTTGTTTGTTGGCCATCTTCCTGAATACTTCTGCACTGAGTCTCAGGGCAAGTTTTTGAAGATTTCTGTTTGCCAGGATGTATTTGGCCAGGTTATGGGTGAGGTAAACTTTTTTGACCAGACCGTTGTTTCTACTCATAGGTTTTACAAGTACCGTGAGGTGTTTGTCGGATCTGATTTTTTCTTATCAACTGTGTTGGTGAAGTCGGTAACTGAGGACGGTACTACTGTTGTTGAAACCTTTTTAACATATCCTGCTAACGGTTCCATTGTCTTCGTTCGTCACAACAAAAAACCTATTGCTATTGACATTTCTCCTACTGCTTCTGTTCATACTGCCATATCACGTACTCAGGACGACCATCATTTATATTACACCATCAAACCTGAGTATGCCATTGGTTACTGTATTGGTGATGTGCTGTACCGTGGCCACACCGTTATGCGTGGCAAGGAGATGATGTCAAGTAGGCGTGTCACTGTTCGCATTGATTACGACGAATCGAATACAAAGAAGGTGTTTGTTCACATTGCTGATGTTGACAACTTTGACCACAGGTCCCATTCCTACAGTGGTGATACTGAATTGACCACCATAACCAAGGTTCCCAGGAAGCCTGTTGACGTTGACATTAGTTTCCGTGGTGTTCGTTCACCTCAGGTTGCCATTGGTATTGCCAGTGACACCATGAGTTTCTACATTCCTTGGTGTCAGTCTTCCGAGTACACTCTTGCTAATGTCTATTGCACTGGTAGCAATGGCACTGTGGAGACTATTTACAAGGACTTGTCCATTGACGAGATGCCTGAAGTCCGTGTTCGTGGTCTTAACAATGGAGCTCGTGCTGTTGTTTCCATTACTCCCAAGAACTCCGTGTGGATGCACTCTGACGTTCGCATTTCCAACAACGGTACTCTTACTGTGAAGGAAACAACCAACCACAAGGCTGACGGATTGTTCACATCATTCTATGGTGAATTATAA
- a CDS encoding RNA_pol_N superfamily protein, which translates to MIIPIRCFTCGKVIGHLWEQWLELLKQNVNEGDALDRLDLTRYCCRRMILTHVDLIEKLLVYNIYDKRNQEHI; encoded by the exons ATGATCATACCAATACGATGTTTCACCTGTGGCAAGGTTATAGGACACCTGTGGGAGCAATGGCTGGAACTGCTGAAACAAAATGTCAATGAAGG AGATGCCCTCGATCGCCTTGATCTCACCAGGTACTGCTGTCGTCGTATGATACTCACTCACGTGGACCTAATAGAAAAGCTTTTGGTCTACAACA TCTACGACAAACGCAACCAAGAGCACATATAA